A region of Mesorhizobium sp. AR02 DNA encodes the following proteins:
- a CDS encoding ABC transporter ATP-binding protein: protein MAPEKTTPAIELINVSRRFLSPTGKSLTALRDFTMTVERGEFVAVVGPTGCGKSTTLNLVTGLASPSAGEVRVMGAPVKGIDPRIGFVFQSDALFPWRTVIENVMAGPLFRGRAKSDATAAAHDWLARVGLSRFEQHYPHQLSGGMRKRVALAQTFINGPEILLMDEPFSALDVQTRVLMHEELLRLWSQAKASVVFVTHDLEEAIALADKVYVLTAGPATVKSVYTIDLPRPRIVADIRYEQSFIDYSRTIWADLKEEVETSYARAAA from the coding sequence ATGGCCCCTGAAAAGACCACACCAGCGATCGAACTTATCAATGTCAGTCGGCGGTTCCTCTCGCCCACCGGCAAATCACTGACGGCGCTGCGCGATTTCACCATGACCGTCGAGCGCGGCGAATTCGTCGCCGTAGTCGGTCCAACCGGTTGCGGAAAGTCCACCACCCTCAACCTCGTCACGGGGCTAGCAAGCCCAAGTGCCGGCGAGGTCCGTGTCATGGGCGCGCCCGTCAAGGGAATAGACCCGCGCATCGGTTTTGTTTTCCAAAGCGATGCCCTGTTTCCCTGGCGAACCGTGATCGAGAACGTGATGGCCGGCCCGCTCTTTCGCGGCAGGGCCAAGTCGGACGCCACGGCCGCGGCACATGACTGGCTGGCACGCGTCGGCCTGTCGCGTTTCGAGCAACATTATCCACACCAGCTTTCCGGCGGCATGCGCAAGCGCGTGGCGCTGGCCCAGACTTTCATAAACGGTCCGGAAATCCTGCTCATGGACGAGCCGTTTTCAGCGCTTGACGTGCAGACACGCGTGCTGATGCACGAGGAATTGCTGCGCCTGTGGTCGCAGGCAAAGGCTTCCGTGGTCTTCGTCACGCATGATCTTGAGGAGGCGATCGCGCTCGCCGACAAGGTCTATGTCCTGACCGCCGGGCCGGCCACCGTAAAGTCGGTCTACACGATCGATCTGCCGCGCCCGCGCATCGTCGCCGATATCCGCTACGAGCAGAGCTTCATCGATTACTCGCGCACCATCTGGGCCGACCTCAAGGAAGAGGTCGAGACCAGCTATGCGCGTGCGGCAGCCTGA
- a CDS encoding ABC transporter substrate-binding protein, translated as MALSAPSARADEKISIMVGGYEKQIYLPAKLTEALGYFKDEGLDVELLNEPAGVDAENEMLAGAVQGVVGFYDHCIDLQAKGKFVESIVQFSQAPGEVELVSTKHPEIKSPADFKGKSLGVTGLGSSTNFLTEYLAVKNGLKLGEFTSVPVGAGTTFIAAMQQDKIQAGMTTEPTITRLLKTGEATVLIDMRTMEGTKAALGGTYPAASLYMQTDWVEAHKDTVQKLANAFVKTQKFINTHSGAEIADKMPKDYYVGDKEGYVKALDAGKAMFTPDGIMPAGGPETVLTVLSAFKKELQGKQIDLSKTYTSEFVKNAK; from the coding sequence ATGGCCTTGTCCGCGCCATCCGCACGCGCCGACGAAAAAATCTCCATCATGGTCGGCGGCTACGAAAAACAGATCTATCTGCCCGCCAAGCTGACCGAGGCGCTCGGCTACTTCAAGGATGAGGGCCTCGACGTCGAATTGCTGAATGAACCGGCCGGCGTCGACGCCGAAAACGAGATGCTCGCTGGTGCCGTGCAAGGAGTTGTCGGCTTCTACGATCACTGCATCGATCTGCAGGCAAAAGGCAAATTCGTCGAATCCATCGTCCAGTTCAGCCAGGCGCCGGGCGAGGTCGAGCTGGTTTCGACGAAACATCCGGAGATCAAATCACCCGCCGACTTCAAGGGAAAGAGCCTGGGCGTGACCGGTCTGGGCTCATCGACGAATTTTCTTACGGAATATCTCGCCGTCAAGAACGGCTTGAAGCTCGGCGAATTTACCTCGGTTCCGGTTGGCGCCGGCACCACCTTCATCGCCGCCATGCAGCAGGACAAGATCCAGGCAGGCATGACGACCGAGCCGACGATCACCCGGCTGCTAAAAACCGGCGAAGCGACCGTTCTTATCGATATGCGCACAATGGAGGGCACCAAGGCTGCGCTCGGCGGCACTTACCCGGCCGCATCCCTCTATATGCAGACCGACTGGGTCGAAGCGCATAAGGACACCGTGCAGAAGCTGGCCAATGCCTTCGTCAAGACACAGAAGTTCATCAACACGCATAGCGGCGCCGAGATCGCCGACAAGATGCCGAAGGACTACTATGTCGGCGACAAGGAAGGCTATGTGAAGGCCCTCGATGCCGGCAAGGCGATGTTCACCCCTGACGGGATCATGCCTGCAGGTGGACCGGAGACGGTGCTGACGGTTCTTTCAGCCTTCAAGAAGGAACTGCAGGGCAAGCAGATCGACCTCTCTAAGACCTACACCTCGGAATTCGTCAAGAACGCCAAGTAG
- the dapB gene encoding 4-hydroxy-tetrahydrodipicolinate reductase has product MSQSPIRVAIAGALGRMGRQMAEAVQADPRLALAARFHRPGSVGDGLVSRDEALAMADVVIDFTTPAASADLASFCAKRGGPALVIGSTGFDAADLATIADAAKTIPIVRSGSFSLGLNMLVGLVEQAARALDPKDWDAEIFEAHHRHKIDAPSGTALMLGQAVAGGRSVALDAVARRVRDGVTGARTAGEIGFAVVRGGSIVGEHSVSFCAEGELVTLSHAAGDRIMFARGAIAAALWVSGRSPGEYDMRDVLGLND; this is encoded by the coding sequence GTGTCCCAATCGCCGATCAGGGTCGCCATCGCCGGGGCGCTGGGCCGCATGGGCCGCCAGATGGCGGAGGCCGTGCAGGCCGATCCGCGGCTGGCACTCGCCGCCCGCTTCCACCGACCAGGCAGCGTCGGCGACGGGCTGGTGAGCCGCGACGAGGCGCTTGCCATGGCCGATGTGGTCATCGATTTCACCACGCCAGCCGCCTCCGCCGATCTGGCCAGCTTCTGTGCAAAGCGCGGTGGACCAGCCCTGGTGATCGGGTCGACCGGATTCGACGCGGCCGACCTGGCCACCATCGCCGACGCAGCGAAAACGATTCCCATCGTCCGCTCCGGCAGCTTTTCGCTTGGCCTGAACATGCTGGTCGGACTGGTCGAACAGGCGGCGAGAGCGCTCGATCCCAAGGACTGGGATGCCGAGATTTTCGAGGCACATCACCGCCACAAGATCGACGCGCCGTCAGGCACCGCGCTGATGCTGGGGCAGGCCGTTGCCGGCGGACGCAGCGTCGCACTGGACGCGGTGGCGAGGCGCGTCCGCGACGGCGTCACCGGAGCGCGTACGGCCGGCGAGATCGGTTTTGCGGTGGTTCGCGGCGGCAGCATTGTCGGCGAGCACAGCGTCAGCTTCTGTGCCGAAGGCGAGCTTGTTACTCTGTCGCATGCGGCCGGCGACCGCATCATGTTCGCGCGTGGCGCGATCGCCGCGGCACTCTGGGTGTCGGGACGCTCGCCCGGCGAATACGATATGCGCGACGTGCTTGGGCTGAACGATTGA
- a CDS encoding ATP-dependent helicase: protein MNLAAHDSTFLESPVAPAYLARLNDAQRQAVEHGDGKIAGPLLVIAGAGSGKTNTLAHRVAHLIVKGADPRRILLMTFSRRAASEMARRVERIAGEVLGRDAAVITDALTWAGTFHGIGARLLRDYALEIGLDPAFTIHDREDSADLMNLVRHELGFSRTEARFPTKGTCLAIYSRAVNAQAPLGEVLGSAFPWCAGWADQLKLLFAGYVEAKQAQNVLDYDDLLLYWAQMAAEPEIAAHLGGRFDHVLVDEYQDTNRLQASILMALKPDGAGLTVVGDDAQSIYSFRAAEVRNILDFPKQFAQAADVVMLERNYRSTETILAAANAVIGEASERFTKNLWSERKSTDKPRLVSVRDEVEQANFVCDTILAEREAGTALKSQAVLFRASHHSGPLEIELTRRNIPFVKFGGLKFLDAAHVKDVLAVLRFAENPRDRVAGFRVLQLMPGIGPSAAAQIVETMTTALDEAMGLAGWRPPQRAADDWPGFVSLYSGLRAGAKWPADLEQVRLWYEPHLERIHEDAITRRADLLQLEQIGSGYASRERFLTELTLDPPDATSDQAGPPHRDEDYLILSTIHSAKGQEWKNVFVLNTVDGCIPADLGVGTKEDIEEERRLLYVAMTRAKDNLNLVMPQRFFPHGQAARGDRHLYASRTRFIPASILAAFQQVSWPSAQAAQGRAPRPEVRVDIGARMRGMWK from the coding sequence ATGAACCTAGCCGCCCATGATTCGACCTTTTTGGAATCGCCCGTCGCGCCCGCCTATCTTGCCCGGCTGAACGACGCTCAGCGCCAGGCCGTCGAGCATGGCGACGGCAAGATTGCAGGTCCTTTGCTGGTCATTGCCGGCGCCGGCTCGGGCAAGACCAACACGCTGGCGCATCGCGTCGCCCATCTCATCGTCAAGGGCGCCGACCCGCGCCGTATCCTGCTGATGACCTTCTCGCGACGCGCCGCGTCCGAAATGGCCAGGCGTGTCGAGCGCATCGCAGGCGAAGTGCTCGGCCGCGACGCCGCGGTGATCACCGATGCACTGACCTGGGCCGGCACCTTTCACGGCATCGGCGCCCGGCTGTTGCGAGACTATGCGCTGGAGATCGGCCTCGATCCGGCCTTCACCATCCATGACCGCGAGGATTCCGCCGACCTGATGAATCTCGTGCGCCACGAACTCGGTTTCTCCAGGACGGAGGCGCGCTTCCCCACCAAAGGCACCTGCCTTGCCATCTATTCGCGCGCCGTCAACGCGCAGGCACCGCTCGGCGAAGTGCTGGGGTCGGCCTTTCCCTGGTGCGCCGGCTGGGCCGATCAGCTCAAGCTGTTGTTCGCAGGCTATGTCGAGGCCAAACAGGCGCAGAACGTGCTCGATTATGATGATCTGCTGCTCTATTGGGCGCAGATGGCGGCCGAGCCGGAAATAGCGGCGCATCTCGGCGGGCGTTTCGACCATGTGTTGGTCGACGAATACCAGGACACCAACCGGCTGCAGGCCTCGATCCTGATGGCGTTGAAACCCGACGGCGCCGGGCTGACGGTGGTCGGCGACGATGCGCAGTCGATCTATTCGTTCCGCGCCGCCGAGGTGCGCAACATCCTCGACTTCCCCAAGCAGTTCGCTCAGGCCGCCGATGTGGTGATGCTGGAGCGCAATTATCGCTCGACAGAGACCATTCTGGCCGCCGCCAATGCGGTGATCGGCGAGGCCTCGGAGCGCTTCACCAAGAACCTGTGGTCGGAGCGCAAATCCACCGACAAGCCAAGGCTGGTCAGCGTGCGCGACGAGGTCGAGCAGGCCAACTTCGTCTGCGACACCATCTTAGCTGAGCGCGAGGCCGGTACGGCGCTGAAATCGCAGGCGGTGCTGTTTCGCGCTTCGCACCACAGCGGGCCGCTGGAAATCGAGCTGACGCGGCGCAACATTCCCTTCGTCAAGTTCGGCGGGCTGAAATTCCTCGATGCCGCTCACGTCAAGGACGTGCTGGCGGTGCTGCGCTTCGCCGAAAACCCGCGCGACCGCGTCGCCGGTTTCCGCGTGCTGCAGCTGATGCCGGGGATCGGCCCTTCGGCTGCCGCGCAGATCGTCGAGACGATGACGACGGCGCTTGACGAGGCGATGGGCCTCGCCGGCTGGCGCCCACCCCAGCGCGCTGCCGATGATTGGCCGGGTTTCGTCTCGCTCTATTCCGGCCTGCGGGCCGGCGCCAAATGGCCGGCCGACCTTGAACAGGTCAGGCTGTGGTACGAGCCGCATCTGGAGCGTATCCACGAGGACGCGATCACGCGCCGCGCCGACCTGTTGCAGCTCGAGCAGATCGGGTCGGGCTATGCTTCGCGCGAACGGTTCCTGACCGAACTGACTCTCGATCCGCCGGACGCGACCAGCGACCAGGCCGGCCCGCCGCATCGCGACGAGGACTATCTGATCCTGTCGACCATCCACTCGGCCAAGGGCCAGGAGTGGAAGAATGTCTTCGTGCTCAACACCGTCGACGGCTGCATCCCGGCCGATCTCGGCGTCGGCACCAAGGAGGATATCGAGGAGGAGCGCCGGCTGCTCTACGTCGCGATGACCAGGGCCAAGGACAATCTCAACCTGGTCATGCCGCAGCGTTTCTTTCCGCACGGCCAGGCGGCGCGCGGCGACCGCCATCTCTATGCTTCGCGCACCCGCTTCATCCCGGCCTCAATCCTCGCCGCGTTCCAGCAGGTTTCATGGCCGAGCGCGCAAGCCGCACAGGGCAGAGCGCCCCGGCCGGAAGTGCGCGTCGACATCGGCGCGCGCATGCGTGGCATGTGGAAATAG
- a CDS encoding M20 aminoacylase family protein, with the protein MAELDPETLKREMTEWRRDLHAHPEFGFEEKRTAAFVAAKLREFGLDDVAEGVGGTGVVGTLKRGSGNRAIALRADMDALRIAEQSTAPHRSGNAGVMHACGHDGHTAMLLGAAKLLAGEGGFDGTVRFIFQPAEEWGRGALAMLDDGLMQRFPFDEIFGLHNMPGLPVGHFETRAGPIMSAEDIFEIVLRGLGGHAARPHSGNETLVAACALVTNLQTIVSRRLSPADIAVVSVTELITDGTRNALPGLARILGDARSFRPEVSAEIERQMRVIAQGTAAAYNVTAEVNYTREFVPLRNDAELVDAAFVAAGNVFEPGNIAVAREPMTASEDFARFLDHVPGCFVFLGNGEASAPLHNSSYDFSDDGLLFGTNFHVAIARQRLGI; encoded by the coding sequence ATGGCTGAACTCGATCCCGAAACACTGAAGCGCGAGATGACCGAATGGCGGCGCGACCTGCACGCGCACCCCGAATTCGGCTTTGAGGAGAAACGCACCGCTGCCTTCGTCGCCGCCAAGCTGCGCGAATTCGGCCTCGACGATGTCGCCGAGGGTGTCGGTGGCACCGGTGTCGTCGGCACGCTGAAGCGCGGCAGCGGCAACCGCGCCATTGCGCTGCGGGCCGACATGGATGCGCTGCGCATAGCAGAGCAATCGACCGCGCCCCATCGCTCCGGCAATGCCGGAGTGATGCACGCCTGCGGTCATGACGGCCACACGGCGATGCTGCTTGGCGCGGCAAAGCTGTTGGCGGGCGAGGGTGGTTTCGACGGCACCGTGCGTTTCATCTTCCAGCCGGCCGAGGAGTGGGGCAGGGGCGCGCTGGCCATGCTCGACGATGGCCTGATGCAGCGCTTCCCCTTCGACGAGATTTTTGGGCTGCACAACATGCCCGGCCTACCCGTCGGGCATTTCGAGACCCGCGCCGGCCCGATAATGTCGGCCGAGGATATCTTCGAGATCGTGCTCAGGGGGCTCGGCGGCCACGCGGCGCGGCCGCATTCGGGCAACGAAACGCTGGTCGCCGCCTGCGCGCTGGTCACCAATCTGCAGACCATCGTCTCGCGCCGCCTGAGCCCGGCCGACATAGCGGTGGTTTCGGTGACCGAACTGATCACCGACGGCACGCGCAATGCATTGCCCGGTCTTGCCCGCATCCTTGGCGATGCGCGCAGCTTCCGCCCCGAGGTCAGCGCCGAGATCGAACGCCAGATGCGCGTCATCGCACAGGGCACCGCGGCCGCCTACAATGTCACTGCCGAGGTGAACTACACCAGAGAATTCGTGCCTTTGCGCAACGATGCCGAACTGGTGGACGCGGCCTTCGTCGCAGCAGGAAACGTCTTCGAGCCCGGCAATATCGCGGTTGCCCGCGAACCGATGACAGCGTCGGAGGATTTCGCCCGCTTCCTCGACCACGTACCGGGCTGCTTCGTCTTCCTCGGCAATGGCGAGGCCTCGGCGCCTTTGCACAATTCCAGCTACGACTTTAGCGATGATGGGCTGTTGTTCGGTACCAATTTCCATGTCGCCATCGCCAGGCAACGGCTCGGGATCTGA
- a CDS encoding Zn-dependent hydrolase, which yields MIAIDAQRLLHRIRELGAVGRDGEGRLSRLAASDTDRQGRDLLVGWLRQAGLDVAIDRIGNIFGIWQSADNAGEAPLLIGSHIDTVIDAGVYDGCYGVLAGLEVIETLKASGLSPSRPLAVAAFTNEEGVRFSPDMMGSLVHAGGVDVEAALAAIGTDGSTLGQELARIGYAGDRAPGFLKPHLYLELHIEQGPVLQREGIPIGAVETLQGISWQRITLDGVANHAGTTPMSMRCDAGYAAARVVTFLHDRAAASNSPTVVTVGTMRFEPNAINVIPSRAVFTVDLRDPDEQRLQAQEAVLAAFLQQLAAEGIIVTVERLARFEPVVFDGQVVELIEAAAKKRGLASRRMTSGAGHDAQMIARIAPAAMIFVPSAGGISHSPHEHTEDAELVAGANILLDVVAELAGLEGGGNG from the coding sequence ATGATCGCGATCGACGCACAGCGCCTGCTCCATCGCATCCGTGAACTCGGCGCCGTTGGCCGCGACGGTGAGGGCAGGCTGAGCAGGCTGGCCGCTTCCGACACCGACAGGCAGGGCCGCGACCTCCTCGTCGGCTGGCTGCGCCAGGCCGGGCTCGATGTCGCCATCGACCGCATCGGCAACATCTTCGGCATCTGGCAAAGTGCCGACAATGCAGGCGAGGCACCGCTGCTCATCGGCTCGCATATCGACACCGTCATCGACGCCGGTGTCTATGATGGCTGCTACGGCGTGCTTGCCGGGCTGGAGGTGATCGAGACGCTGAAGGCCTCCGGCCTCTCGCCGTCACGCCCGCTCGCTGTCGCTGCCTTCACCAATGAGGAAGGCGTGCGCTTTTCTCCCGACATGATGGGGTCGCTGGTCCATGCCGGCGGCGTCGATGTCGAGGCGGCACTCGCCGCCATCGGAACCGACGGCAGCACGCTCGGGCAGGAACTCGCCCGCATCGGCTATGCCGGCGACCGCGCCCCCGGTTTTCTCAAGCCGCACCTCTATCTCGAACTGCATATCGAACAGGGGCCGGTTCTGCAGCGCGAAGGCATTCCGATCGGCGCGGTGGAAACGCTGCAGGGGATTTCCTGGCAGCGCATCACCCTGGATGGTGTCGCCAACCATGCTGGCACCACGCCGATGTCGATGCGCTGCGACGCCGGATACGCGGCGGCACGCGTCGTCACCTTCCTGCATGACCGGGCAGCGGCGTCCAATTCGCCAACGGTTGTTACCGTCGGCACGATGCGCTTCGAACCGAACGCCATCAACGTCATTCCATCACGCGCCGTCTTCACCGTCGATCTGCGCGATCCCGACGAGCAGCGCTTGCAGGCGCAGGAGGCGGTGCTGGCGGCCTTTCTGCAACAGCTCGCCGCCGAGGGCATCATCGTGACGGTCGAAAGGCTGGCGCGCTTCGAGCCGGTTGTTTTCGACGGGCAGGTCGTCGAACTGATCGAAGCCGCAGCGAAGAAGCGCGGGCTTGCCTCGCGGCGCATGACCTCGGGCGCCGGCCATGACGCGCAGATGATCGCGCGCATCGCGCCGGCGGCGATGATCTTCGTGCCGAGCGCCGGAGGCATCAGCCACAGTCCGCATGAGCACACCGAAGATGCCGAGCTTGTTGCTGGCGCCAACATCCTGCTTGATGTGGTCGCTGAACTTGCCGGGCTTGAGGGGGGAGGAAATGGCTGA
- a CDS encoding diaminopropionate ammonia-lyase, translating to MFLPNRNALHGKPLDAVDAETLGIAGADTVERFLAHRDNHLMTPLHALPALAGELGLAALHVKDEGFRLGLGSFKALGGAYAVFRLVLEEAGKRLGGPVDVEDLNRDDVRAVAAKMTFACATDGNHGRSVAQGAELAGARAVIFVHAGVSDERIVAIARYGAEMVRVEGNYDDSVRQAAKVAAEKGWTVVSDTSWPGYERIPGLVMQGYTAIVREALRQLREPPTHVFVQAGVGGIAAAVAGHLAIVLGDARPTFIVVEPARAACVVAAARAGHVVKAAHDQPTVMAMLECYEASQVAWRVLARVADAFMTVDEDDAIAVMRRLARPAGSDPVIVAGESGGVGLAGLIRAMAGNKTGLGLDGKSRVLVINTEGATDPHRYAELVGMSPADVLAGKLAAEATS from the coding sequence GTGTTCCTGCCCAATCGCAATGCTCTGCACGGTAAGCCGCTTGATGCGGTCGATGCCGAAACCCTTGGGATTGCCGGGGCCGACACGGTCGAGCGCTTCCTCGCCCATCGCGACAATCATTTGATGACCCCGCTGCACGCGCTGCCGGCGCTGGCGGGCGAACTCGGCCTCGCTGCGCTGCATGTCAAGGATGAGGGCTTTCGTCTCGGCCTTGGCAGCTTCAAGGCGCTGGGCGGCGCCTACGCTGTGTTCCGCCTTGTGCTGGAGGAGGCAGGCAAGCGCCTTGGCGGCCCTGTCGATGTCGAGGATCTCAATCGGGACGATGTTCGCGCGGTCGCGGCAAAGATGACTTTTGCCTGCGCCACCGACGGCAATCACGGCCGCTCTGTTGCGCAAGGCGCCGAGCTTGCCGGCGCCAGGGCCGTGATCTTTGTCCATGCCGGCGTCAGCGACGAGCGGATCGTCGCAATCGCCCGCTATGGCGCGGAGATGGTCCGTGTCGAGGGCAATTATGACGACTCGGTCCGGCAGGCCGCCAAGGTCGCGGCCGAAAAAGGCTGGACCGTGGTGTCGGATACGTCGTGGCCCGGCTATGAGCGCATTCCTGGCCTTGTGATGCAAGGCTATACGGCGATCGTGCGCGAAGCGCTGCGCCAGCTCCGTGAACCGCCGACCCACGTCTTCGTCCAGGCAGGCGTCGGCGGCATTGCAGCCGCGGTGGCCGGCCATCTCGCCATCGTGCTCGGCGACGCCAGGCCAACCTTCATTGTCGTCGAGCCGGCACGCGCGGCCTGCGTTGTCGCGGCTGCCCGGGCAGGGCATGTGGTCAAGGCCGCGCACGACCAGCCGACTGTCATGGCCATGCTTGAATGCTATGAAGCCTCGCAAGTCGCCTGGCGCGTGCTGGCGCGTGTCGCCGACGCCTTCATGACCGTGGACGAGGATGATGCCATCGCGGTGATGCGACGGCTGGCACGGCCGGCCGGCAGCGATCCGGTGATCGTCGCCGGCGAGAGCGGCGGCGTCGGCCTGGCCGGACTGATCAGGGCAATGGCCGGAAACAAGACGGGTCTCGGTCTCGACGGCAAATCCCGCGTGCTGGTGATCAACACCGAAGGCGCCACCGACCCGCATCGCTATGCCGAACTGGTCGGCATGAGCCCGGCCGACGTGCTGGCCGGCAAGCTCGCTGCCGAGGCGACATCATGA
- a CDS encoding Lrp/AsnC family transcriptional regulator, translated as MPPSPPSLDSFDLAILAILQRDNTTPQRLIGEAVNLSAPAVQRRIKRMEQTGVIASNVAVIEPTAVGQPITIFVEVELESERTELIDAAKRQFSETPEVQQCYYVTGEADFILVITVADMGAYEALTRKLFFGSNNVRKFRTFVAMDRVKVGLTVPLPD; from the coding sequence TTGCCTCCATCGCCACCGTCACTCGACAGTTTCGATCTAGCCATCCTTGCCATCCTGCAGCGGGACAACACGACGCCGCAGCGGCTGATCGGCGAAGCGGTGAACCTGTCGGCGCCGGCGGTGCAGCGCCGCATCAAGCGCATGGAACAGACCGGCGTCATCGCAAGCAATGTCGCGGTCATCGAACCCACGGCGGTCGGCCAGCCCATCACCATCTTCGTCGAAGTGGAGTTGGAAAGCGAACGCACCGAGCTGATCGACGCCGCCAAGCGGCAATTCTCGGAAACGCCTGAAGTGCAGCAATGCTATTATGTCACCGGCGAAGCCGACTTCATCCTCGTCATCACCGTGGCCGATATGGGTGCCTACGAGGCGCTGACGCGAAAACTGTTCTTCGGCAGCAACAATGTCCGGAAGTTCCGCACCTTCGTCGCCATGGACCGGGTCAAGGTCGGGCTGACGGTGCCGCTGCCGGATTGA
- a CDS encoding flavin-containing monooxygenase, whose product MLLTFSGRELSWEARLEDTTTVAIIGAGPAGLAVAACLRQAGVDFIIIEKEQQAAPAWRRHYERVHLHTTKRYSSLPFVPFPKHYPRYVPRDLFVEYLDAYGQRFDLRPRFGETVKAVTRAGRGWRVDTTSGPLRAKHVVIASGYNAEPLRPGFAGIDTFAGKTLHSADYRNAVPFAGQSVLVIGMGNTGAEIALDLAENGAQPTISVRGGVHIVPRELFGVPIQMVGMATRLGPQRVNDFLFPIILDLVLGRLEKYGLRRPGQGLLEQIAIASRIPVIDVGTIGKIREGAIKVVPDIAEISERGVRFADGKHSEFDAIIFATGFRPGYAEFLEPGIQPDRSGVTAQASDLGLYLIGFHNAVTGLLREIGIEAQAIADDVRYRLNRKKAAEILPV is encoded by the coding sequence ATGCTTTTGACATTCTCAGGACGCGAATTGAGCTGGGAGGCGCGCTTGGAAGACACCACGACGGTTGCGATCATCGGTGCCGGGCCGGCGGGCCTGGCCGTTGCCGCATGCCTGCGACAGGCTGGGGTCGACTTCATCATCATCGAAAAAGAGCAGCAGGCCGCGCCCGCCTGGCGGCGCCATTACGAGCGCGTCCACCTGCACACGACCAAGCGCTATTCGTCCCTCCCCTTCGTGCCGTTCCCGAAGCACTATCCACGTTATGTGCCGCGCGATCTCTTCGTCGAATATCTCGATGCCTATGGGCAGCGCTTCGACCTGCGGCCCCGGTTTGGAGAAACGGTGAAAGCGGTGACCCGGGCAGGTCGCGGCTGGCGTGTGGACACGACATCCGGCCCGTTGCGCGCCAAACATGTGGTGATTGCGTCAGGCTACAATGCCGAGCCGTTGAGGCCCGGATTTGCGGGCATCGACACTTTCGCGGGCAAGACACTGCACAGCGCCGACTATCGCAATGCCGTGCCTTTTGCCGGTCAGTCGGTGCTGGTCATCGGCATGGGCAACACGGGTGCCGAGATTGCGCTTGATCTGGCGGAAAACGGCGCACAACCGACGATTTCCGTGCGTGGCGGCGTTCACATCGTGCCGCGCGAATTGTTCGGCGTGCCCATCCAGATGGTCGGCATGGCGACGCGCCTGGGGCCGCAACGCGTCAACGACTTTCTTTTCCCGATCATTCTCGACCTGGTGCTGGGCAGGCTGGAAAAATATGGGCTCAGACGGCCGGGACAGGGACTGCTGGAACAGATTGCGATTGCATCGCGCATTCCGGTGATCGACGTGGGCACCATCGGCAAGATCCGCGAAGGCGCGATCAAGGTTGTGCCTGACATCGCCGAGATTTCGGAACGCGGCGTCCGTTTCGCCGACGGCAAACACAGCGAGTTCGACGCGATCATCTTCGCCACCGGTTTCCGGCCGGGCTATGCTGAATTCCTCGAGCCAGGCATCCAGCCGGACCGCAGCGGCGTTACCGCGCAAGCTTCGGATCTCGGCCTCTACCTCATTGGTTTCCACAATGCAGTCACTGGATTGCTGCGCGAAATCGGGATCGAAGCCCAGGCGATCGCCGACGATGTCCGGTACCGGCTGAACAGGAAAAAGGCGGCTGAAATCCTGCCAGTATAG